In a single window of the Aquarana catesbeiana isolate 2022-GZ linkage group LG13, ASM4218655v1, whole genome shotgun sequence genome:
- the GLMP gene encoding glycosylated lysosomal membrane protein, with protein sequence MRVEVQLLLWALCVGLGATGAPEKEEARKVSLELNPGSSNSTQNLLHIRAVGNGSTIHYVWSTIGAPTVLLIYTDSEHTQLKVNWTKLLSTEPHGAIRVEPSNHVRYSTALLFTRIFEYKDIDNTANFTGTDSKLFYPPYELSAFTWGSARDSMNSSSLTARLSGVNSTDSNFNNGSVSFQVSAYEGSGRDLSSPRLLHNANCTKMEFILSGVKPRGNNSRFALEMVTLEKKAGRKKIKSVRSIDDEYTPTIFEVMELVPDTPNTSHALGYFQWKSVAYGSTGGERNSSLPCKMYKPHSLNETLRIPSIIYAFYGEDLANGYNIEAYNVSFGIADGDFYDKNSFLGWSALIGYGTPPRDSFSVLVICIMAVALGAPLVLLIVGTIVVLVMRRKTVTPSYEPVN encoded by the exons ATGAGAGTGGAGGTGCAGCTGCTGCTCTGGGCCCTTTGTGTTGGTCTGGGGGCCACAGGGGCCCCAGAAAAGGAGGAGGCCAGGAAG GTCTCTCTGGAGTTGAACCCCGGCTCCTCCAACTCTACCCAGAACCTCCTCCATATCCGGGCCGTGGGAAATGGCAGCACCATCCATTATGTGTGGAGTACAATTGGGGCCCCCACCGTCCTCCTCATCTACACCGATAGTGAACACACCCAGCTGAAGGTCAACTGGACCAAACTGCTCTCCACGGAGCCCCATGGAGCCATCCGCGTGGAACCCTCCAACCATGTGCGCTATTCCACCGCCCTGCTCTTCACCCGG ATTTTTGAATACAAAGACATCGACAATACGGCCAATTTCACCGGTACGGACAGTAAATTATTCTACCCGCCTTACGAGCTCTCCGCGTTCACCTGGGGGAGCGCTAGAgactccatgaactcctcctcgctgaCGGCACGTCTGTCCGGAGTGAATTCCACCGACTCAAACTTCAATAACGGGAGTGTCTCCTTCCAG GTCTCGGCATACGAAGGCTCGGGCCGTGATCTCTCCTCTCCCCGGCTGCTTCACAATGCCAACTGCACCAAAATGGAGTTCATCCTGTCTGGGGTTAAACCACGGGGCAATAACTCCCGGTTCGCCCTGGAGATGGTAACCCTGGAAAAGAAGGCGGGGCGAAAGAAGATAAAGTCCGTCCGCTCCATTGATGACGAGTACACCCCGACTATCTTCGAG GTGATGGAGTTGGTGCCGGACACTCCCAACACCAGTCATGCCCTTGGGTACTTCCAGTGGAAGTCGGTGGCGTACGGCagcacagggggagagagaaacagcTCCCTGCCTTGCAAGATGTACAAGCCGCACAGCCTGAACGAGACCCTCCGCATCCCCAGCATCATCTACGCCTTCTACGGGGAAGATCTGGCTAATGGATACAACATTGAGGCCTATAACGTCTCCTTTGGGATCGCAGACGGCGACTTCTATGACAAGAACAGCTTCCTAGGCTG GTCAGCGTTGATCGGTTACGGCACGCCGCCCCGCGATTCCTTCTCCGTGCTGGTCATATGCATCATGGCGGTGGCTCTGGGCGCGCCCCTGGTGCTGCTAATCGTGGGCACCATCGTGGTGTTGGTGATGAGGAGGAAGACCGTCACGCCCAGCTACGAACCGGTGAACTAG